In a genomic window of Wyeomyia smithii strain HCP4-BCI-WySm-NY-G18 chromosome 1, ASM2978416v1, whole genome shotgun sequence:
- the LOC129727171 gene encoding casein kinase II subunit alpha — MTLPSSARVYADVNSHKPREYWDYENYVVDWANQDDYQLVRKLGRGKYSEVFEAIKITNNEKCVVKILKPVKKKKIKREIKILENLRGGTNIITLLAVVKDPVSRTPALIFEHVNNTDFKQLYQTLTDYDIRYYLYELLKALDYCHSMGIMHRDVKPHNVMIDHENRKLRLIDWGLAEFYHPGQEYNVRVASRYFKGPELLVDYQMYDYSLDMWSLGCMLASMIFRKEPFFHGHDNYDQLVRIAKVLGTEDLFAYLDKYNIELDPRFNDILSRHSRKRWERFVHSENQHLVSPEALDFLDKLLRYDHYERLTAKEAMEHPYFAPIVNGQMPPPSSSMKGSNQ; from the coding sequence ATGACATTGCCTAGCAGTGCACGGGTTTACGCGGATGTGAACTCGCACAAACCGCGCGAGTACTGGGATTACGAGAATTACGTCGTCGACTGGGCCAACCAGGACGACTACCAACTGGTTCGGAAGCTGGGCCGAGGCAAATATAGTGAAGTGTTTGAGGCGATTAAGATTACCAACAACGAGAAGTGTGTGGTGAAGATTTTGAAACCAGTcaaaaagaagaaaatcaaACGGGAAATTAAGATTCTGGAGAATTTGCGCGGCGGCACAAATATTATCACTCTGCTAGCTGTGGTTAAAGATCCGGTGTCACGCACACCGGCGCTAATTTTTGAACATGTTAATAATAcggattttaagcagctttaccAGACACTTACCGACTATGACATCCGGTACTACTTGTATGAGCTGCTGAAAGCGCTAGATTATTGTCACAGTATGGGAATTATGCACCGGGATGTTAAGCCACACAATGTGATGATTGATCATGAGAACCGAAAGCTGCGGTTAATTGACTGGGGATTGGCTGAGTTCTACCATCCCGGCCAGGAGTACAACGTACGCGTTGCTAGTCGCTATTTTAAGGGGCCCGAGCTGCTGGTCGATTATCAAATGTACGACTATTCGCTCGATATGTGGTCCCTTGGGTGCATGCTTGCCTCCATGATATTTAGAAAGGAACCATTCTTTCACGGTCACGATAACTACGACCAGCTGGTGCGCATCGCCAAGGTCCTCGGTACCGAGGATTTGTTTGCGTATCTCGACAAATACAACATTGAACTCGATCCTCGCTTCAACGATATCCTCTCGAGACACTCCCGCAAGCGATGGGAACGCTTTGTGCACTCGGAAAATCAACATCTGGTTTCGCCGGAGGCGCTCGATTTCTTGGACAAGTTGCTTCGCTACGATCACTACGAGCGTCTGACCGCGAAAGAAGCCATGGAACATCCCTACTTTGCGCCCATCGTTAACGGCCAAATGCCTCCACCGTCGTCCTCCATGAAAGGCAGTAATCAATAA